TGACTGATCCAGGCGAGGGTTGGTTGGATGAGGGAGAAGATCGGTCCGGCGAGGATGAGGCGGCTGATGGTGAGCGATAGGACCACGACGGACCAGGGAACGAGGAACAGATTGGCGATGAGGCCGATGGGAGTGAGGGTGTTGAAATGGTAGAGAATGAGGGGGACGCTGCCGATCCAGGCGGAGGCGGAGACGCTCAAGGTGCCGGCAATGGATTGACGGATTTTCCAGATGGCCTGCTGCGGGAGGCTGAGCAGGTTTTTCGGAATGAAGGGGTCGGGTTCGGTCCAGGGACGAAGGGGGCGCGAGAAAAACTCGTTCAAAATGGCGATGGAGGCGAGGACGCCAAAGGAGAGCTGGAAGCCGGCACCGAAGAGCTGATCGGTGTTGAGAAGGAAAAGGATGAGAGCGGAGGCACCGAGGGTGTTGAGGAGATCGGACCGGCGATTGGCGGTCATGCCGAGAAGAAGCACGGTGGCCATGATGGCGGATCGGACGGCGGAAGGGGGGAGGCCGGTGATGAAGGTGTAGCCGAACAGCAGGGGGATCAGGAGGGGCGGTTGCATGCCGCGCGAGATGCCGAGGCAGCGCAGGAAAAACCAGAAAATCATGCCGATGATGGCAACGTGCAGGCCGCTGACGGCGAAGATGTGGAGGGTGCCGCTGAGCCGGAAGGGGATTTGCATTTCCGGGGTGGCGGTGTCGGAGGTGCCGAGGGTCATGGCGAGCAGCACGACAAGCTCGGGGGCGTCGGGTGGGACGTGCTGACTTAGGGAGTCGATGATCCAGGTGCGGCAACGTTCGGAGGTTTCGATGAGTTTGGATTTGAAGTCCCAAGTGAACGGGGCGGCGGTGAGAACATGGGCGACCTGAAATTGACCGATGAGGCCGAGTCGGAGATCGTAATCGGGTTTGTTAAACTGGCCGGGATTGTCGGGTGGTAGCGGCAGTTGCATCCAGCCAGTGCAGCGGTAATGGCCGACTTTGAGGGTGACACCCGATTCGAGGCGCAAGGAGAAGTAGGCGGGCCGGGCGTTGGGAATGGTGTGGCCAGGGGCGTGGATACTGGTGGCGCGAAACAGGGCTTCGCCGGGTTCAAAGCCGGGAAGGCTGCGACGCAGGGGTTGTTCGATGACTCCTTCGATTTCGACCCAGGTGGGAGCGGGCTGCTGGTGGAGCCACTGGTGCCAGGGGTGATGGCGGGTGCTTTGAAGTCGGTGACCGTGGGCCAGCGTGGCGAGGACGAGGACGAACGGAAGTGCAGAGATCCAGGTGCGTTTCCAAAGGACAATGGCTCCGAATGTCAGAAGCGAACCGACGATGGCAGGAAGTGGCATCCTGCCATTTGGCAGGTGATCGGCAATGAGGATGCCGACAATGGCGGCCAGGGCCATCGCCAACAACGGGCGCGGTTTGCTTAGTTCACGCCAGAGGGAGTTTTGGTTCATCCGTGCTGCCGCAACGGGAGCATTCTAGACGCCACCTTGGGCACTTTGTTTGGCTCGCTGGGCCTGAAGCTCCTTGAACTGAATTTGCTCCAGTTCGTTGATCTTGTGCCGGGCGTTGGCGCTGTGTCGGGTGCCGGGGAAGTTGCCGGCGACCTGCTCCAGAATGTCCTTGGCATGTTCCCAGGCCTTTTGATGGAAGTAGATGTCGATCATGCGAAACATGAGGAAGGCGGCGTTGTCCTCCGACCAGGCCTTGGCTTCGAGATGGCCTTGCAGGAAGACGATGGCGTTGTCGGGCTGTTGAAGTTTGTCAGTGTAAATTTTGGAGATTTCGGAGATGGGATAGGGATCATCCGGCTTTTCAGCGATCATTTTTTTGAATTCGACGATGGCCCCCTCGTAATCACCGGAAGCCATTTTTGCCACGGCTTTCATGCTGCCGTCCTGCTTGACTTCTTCTCCGGAGGAATACATGGCGGTGCCCACGGCATCACCGATGCGGGGCAGGACCACCGTGACAAAAAAGATGCCGCCGACGATGGCGAGACTGATGATCGCGATGAGCGGATACATGGGGTTCTCCTGCCATTCGGGCGTGCTCCATTTGCTCATGATATAAAGCACGGCCAATGCGAAAAGGCCGGCAATACAAAGGTGGATGACGGTTCGGGTGCTCATGATGAGGTGAGATGGTGGTGAGTGAACCATGAACTTAATGAATGGGATGGATCATGGGAAGAAAAAACATGAAACGGTTTCTTCGGGCGTAGGACCGGGATGTTTGGCGCGGGTGTTCAAATGATGCCGCAAATGACGGTCAATTGGTGCATCTGGTGAACGATGCTCGAAAGCGGGTGATGAAGTGAACATGTTGTATTGACGAAGACTTTGCAGAATTCGCTTGAACTCGGAGGGGGTTTTGCTCTAAAAACTTCCCAACATGAGGTGAAGGTGGTTGCAAACTCGTTCATCCCATGCGCGTTTGATCTCACTCAACGCAAAAAACGTCTGATCCTCACGACATGATAAAAGTTAATAACCTCAAAAAAACATTTGGAACCAAGGTCGCCGTTGATGGGGTGACCTTCAGTGTCGAAAAAGGCGAAGTGCTGGGATTCCTCGGACCCAATGGTGCTGGCAAGTCCACCACCATGCGCATGGTGACGGGGTATTTTCCTCCAACTGAAGGGGAAATCAGCGTGGGCGGTGTCGACATGCTGACCAATCCCGAGCGGGCGCGTCGCAGCCTGGGTTATCTTCCTGAAAACGCACCGCTTTATCCTGACATGAGCGTGCTGGGCTTTCTCGGCTTCTGTGCAGAACTGCGTGGTCTTTATGGCGACGCCCGCAAGAAGGCAATTGACCGTGTATTGGAGACCTGTTTCCTGGAGCCGGTGCGGCATCAGAGTGTCGACACGTTGTCGAAAGGGTATCGGCACCGCACCTGTTTTGCGCAGAGCATCATTCATGATCCAGAGATCTTGATTCTTGATGAGCCGACCGATGGATTGGACCCCAACCAGAAGCACGAGATCCGCAATCTGATCAAACGCATGGGTCAAAACAAGGCCATTGTTTTTTCCACCCACATTCTTGAGGAAGTGGAGGCGGCCTGCACCCGGGCGATCATCATTGACCGTGGCAAGGTGGTGGCGGATGGCACGCCCGATGAATTGAAGGAACGGGCACCGGGCGCGAATGCGGTGAGGCTTGCCTTGCGCGGGGTTGCCACTTCAGTTGTGGTCGCGGAACTGGAAAAACTGGTGAGCGTCGACAAGGTGGAAGTCACCGAGCGCGGTGAAAACAGCTTCGCAGGCCGTGTGGTTCCCAACCGCAAGGTGAAAGTGGCGGACCTGGCTCGCGAGATCGGTGATTTGGTGGCGTCGAAAGCCTGGAAGGTCGAAGAACTGCATCGCGAGGAAGGACGCCTGGATGAGGTGTTCCGGGGGATCACCCGTTCGGATGTTGCGGCTTGAGTCCGGCATTGCCGTTGTCCGCTGGTTCTCGATGAGCCGGAGACTTTGGCGGCTTCAATTACCAACCCATTTTACTTCTCTAATCAACGTTTTCATTTTTCTCTTATGAACCCTTCAAAAAACACGCTCGCGATCTTTAAGCGCGAGTTCTTTTCCTACTTCAACTCCCCGGTGGCTTATGTCATCCTGGTGATCTTCCTGCTGGCGGCTCAGGGCTTTACTTTCTTCCTCGGCAACCGGCTTTTGGAAAGCAATGACGCGTCGCTGACTCATCCGTTCTTCATGTGGCATCCGTGGATTTACATGGTGCTGGCCCCTGCGGTGGGGATGAAGTTGTGGTCGGAGGAGCACCGTTTGGGAACGATGGAGTTGTTGATGACGATGCCGCTTTCCCCCTGGCAGGCGATCTTGGGCAAGTTCCTCGCTGCGGCGGCGGTTTGGGCAATTGCGCTGGCTTTGACATTCCCGGTGGTTTGGACGGTCTCTTATCTCGGTGATCCTGATCCAGGTCCGATCATCAGCGCCTATCTTGGCAGCTATCTTTATGCGTTGAGCTGCCTTGCGGTGACGAGTGCGGTAAGTGCCTTCACACGAAGCCAGGTGATTTGTTTTGTGGTGTCAGTGGCGATCTGTTTGTTGCTGACGGTATTTGGCTGGCCGCAGATTACCGATGCGATTTTGAAGATCGTGCCAAGCTGGCTGGAGTGGCTGCTGCACCTGGTCTCCTATCTCTGTTTGCTGACGCATTTTTACGAGATGTCCAAGGGTCTCGTGGTGCTCAGCGATGTGCTGTATTTCCTGAGTGTGATCGCGATTGGACTGATGGTCACGCACTTCGCCATTGAGTCACGTCGCTCATAACCCCGTCGATCACGCTATTTTACGAACGTTCATTTTTCGATTCCTATGAAAAAATCTACATCCCTGCTGACACTGCTTTTGGTGACCGCGATTGTGGTGGTGCTTAACTACATCGTTGGTGGTTTGCGTTTTGGAAACGCACGCGTCGACCTTACTGAGAAGAGCATCTACACCCTTTCGGAAGGCACCAAGAAGATCATCAATGGTCTTAATCCCGACAAGCCGGTGGCGATCCGTCTCTACGTGACCCGCGATGCCCGCTTGATGCCGCAAGGCGCGCAAAACTACGCCAATACGGTGGAGGATTTGCTGCTGGAGTTTGAGGAGGCCAGCAATGGCAAGATCAAGTTGGAGAAAATCGATCCGCGCCCAAACACGGAAGATGAAGATCGTGCCGTGGCGGATGATGTCCGCGGACATGTGGTGAATCCTGAGGGCGACAAGGCCTATTTTGGATTGGTGGTGCAGTGCCTTCAGCAGAAAGAGGTGCTTGATCCGGGTGATGAAACCAAGCTGGAATACGAAGTGGCGCGTGCGCTTTCCAAAGTTTCCAAGACCACGCGTCAGGTGATCGGCGTGATGAGTCCGATGCCAATTGCCGGTCCGGAATTCAACTTCCCGGCGATGATGCAGCAGCAAAATCAGCCGCAACCTTGGTTGGCCATCAAACAGCTGCGTCTCGACTATGATGTGCGCGAAGTGCCTTCTTCGGGTGAGCCGGTGGATGCGGATGTGAATGTGCTGCTGGTGCTGCATCCGGCGGACATTTCACCCAAAGCGGAGTTTGCCATTGACCAGTTTCTGCTGCGCGGAGGCAAGGTGATCGCTGCGGTGGATCCACAATCTTTGGTGAGCGAGCGTTATAACAACCCGGGTCAACTGGGTCGTGCGCCGTCCACATCGGTGGGTCCCAATTCGGATCTGCCCACGTTGTTTAAAGCCTGGGGCATTGGTTACAGCAAGAACCTGGTGGTCGCTGACATGACCTTGCGTATGGCGGCAGGACAGGGCCGTGCCCAGCCGACGTTCTTGAACATCGGCGGCGAATTTTTGAATCGTGATGAGCTGGTGACCACATCGCTGGATCGGGTGGACATGTATTCGGCGGGTGCCTTCAACATTGAGAAAAAAGAAGGGCTGACGGCTGCCACTTTGGTGCAGTCATCGGAGAACTCGGAACTGATTGACAGCGCCATTGCGGAAAAGGCGCGCAACGAAGGTCTCACCAACTTCCAGGCTTCTGGAAAACAACGCAACCTGGTGGTGCGGTTGACTGGCAAATTCCGCACGGCGTTTCCAGATGGTCCGCCACCGGACAAGACACCATCGGACAACATGCCCAAACTTCCGGGCGAAACAGGGGGAGCCGAGCAAGACGCTGGGGCACCCGCAACTGCGACGGCAACTGAGGCCAAACCTGCCGCAGAGGCAGCATCTGCACCGGTGGCTGCGCCTGCTCCTGATCCGACTCCCGCTCCTACCCCTGCTCCGGTGGTTTCCGAACCAGCGACGCCAGCGCCAGCGCCAGCTTCTCCACCGGCTCCTGCCCCAGCACCAGAGGTGGCTGCTGAACCTCCGGCTGCTGCACCCGAAACAAAACCGGCTGCTGCAACGGCGGATGCCAAGCCTGCCTACCTCAAGGAATCCCAGGGCGGTGAAGGGGTGGTGTTTTTGCTGTCGGATGTCGACATGCTTTATGAAGGCACTTATCTCGCTCAAGATCGCAGTGGAAGGATGCTGAATGGCAACCTGCCGCTGTTGTTGAACATGGTGGAGATGCTCGCGGGCGGTGTGGATTTGATTGCCGTGCGCAGTCGTGCTTCCACCGGTCGTCCATTCACGCGCATCGAAAAACTCAATTCGCAGGTGGAGGCCGAATACCGTCCTCTGATTGAGCAACGCAATCAAAAGCTCAATGAGATTGTGCAGAAGATTGCTGACATGGGGGGCGTCAAAGAGGAGCAGGGCATGGTGGTGTTGAACATGAACCAGGCCCAGCGCAAGCAGTTGATCGACGAACAGGTGAACATCCAAAAGGAGGTTCGTGAACTTCAAAAAGCACAAAACCGTCGCAAAGAGCGGCTTGAGATGACCATCACGTTGCTGAACCTGCTGGCCGTGCCGGCGTTGGTGATTGCGTTTGGGGTGGTGATCGCCGTGCGTCGGCGCGCCATGCAGGCGGCTCGTTGATTGGTTGTTGTTTTGATCTGTTGATTTCCCGTTACTGAATTTTTGTCATGAAAAAATCTGTTGTTCTCTTTGTATTGCTGGCTGGTCTGGTGGCCTTTGCCGTTTTCTATCAAAATAATCGTGACCAGCGCATGAACTCGGCGCGTCTGGTGGGCGTGCCGATGCGCGAGTATTTGTTTCCCGAACTGCCGGTGGCGGAGATCCGCAAGATTCGCATTCGAGGGGGTGATGAACAGGTCAATCTGGAGGTTGATGGCGAACGCTGGGTAGTGAAGGAGCGGAACGGCTACGCGGCGGCTTTCGAAAAAATCAGCAAGGAGGTGGAGGCGATTTCGCAGGTGAAGATCAACGGCAAAAACGAGGTCGGGCCGAGTGCTCTGGCGGAGTTGATGCTGCTTCCGCCGGCAGAGAATGTGGACCCCAACACCACGGGTTTGCAGGTGGAGTTGATGAATGCCAGCGGCGATACTCTGGCGAGTTTTGTGGCGGGTGACTCCACCCGCACGACGGGCGGGGCCAACAGCGGCAACTGGATGGGCGGGGTGGAGCAGCGGTATGTCAGCACCACCAAGGATGCGAACACGGTTTGGATGATCAATGACATCGTGCAGAGTTTGACGCCTGATCCAAAGCAGTGGCTGAGCAAAGCGTTCATTGACGTGGCAGGTGTGCAGGGAATTGGGGTGAAGTCGGCAGACCCGGCGAAGACCTGGACGGTGGGCCGGGTGGATGAGAATGGAGCATTTTCCCTGGAAGGTGCGGCGGCGGGGCAGGCTTTGGATGAAACCGTCACTGCCGGGTTTGGCTCGGTGTTGACCAATCCGGTTT
This is a stretch of genomic DNA from Phragmitibacter flavus. It encodes these proteins:
- a CDS encoding ComEC/Rec2 family competence protein, which translates into the protein MNQNSLWRELSKPRPLLAMALAAIVGILIADHLPNGRMPLPAIVGSLLTFGAIVLWKRTWISALPFVLVLATLAHGHRLQSTRHHPWHQWLHQQPAPTWVEIEGVIEQPLRRSLPGFEPGEALFRATSIHAPGHTIPNARPAYFSLRLESGVTLKVGHYRCTGWMQLPLPPDNPGQFNKPDYDLRLGLIGQFQVAHVLTAAPFTWDFKSKLIETSERCRTWIIDSLSQHVPPDAPELVVLLAMTLGTSDTATPEMQIPFRLSGTLHIFAVSGLHVAIIGMIFWFFLRCLGISRGMQPPLLIPLLFGYTFITGLPPSAVRSAIMATVLLLGMTANRRSDLLNTLGASALILFLLNTDQLFGAGFQLSFGVLASIAILNEFFSRPLRPWTEPDPFIPKNLLSLPQQAIWKIRQSIAGTLSVSASAWIGSVPLILYHFNTLTPIGLIANLFLVPWSVVVLSLTISRLILAGPIFSLIQPTLAWISQQSATAILWMANFFAFVPGGHIYVPSLDLLPRPPAQLTVLRIPGGDAANHLRVGNTNWLLDTGSIRQFPFILQPFLHHQGINRIDHLLISHADSAHQGGTPSLQTYYGLREISAPFKRPNTNTIGNWQQITAPKPLLITTDPTLPAHIEILFPPNNWRSSRADDNALIARLHIGKHRILWCNDAGFNAEKHLLATLPPEALKSDLIIRNQHTDDHSMLPEFLHAVQPRAIISSHSQFPIEQQIRPALREACNRLDITLLDQSQTGAITLDIWPEKMQLTPFRGDQPPLTFP
- a CDS encoding tetratricopeptide repeat protein; translated protein: MSTRTVIHLCIAGLFALAVLYIMSKWSTPEWQENPMYPLIAIISLAIVGGIFFVTVVLPRIGDAVGTAMYSSGEEVKQDGSMKAVAKMASGDYEGAIVEFKKMIAEKPDDPYPISEISKIYTDKLQQPDNAIVFLQGHLEAKAWSEDNAAFLMFRMIDIYFHQKAWEHAKDILEQVAGNFPGTRHSANARHKINELEQIQFKELQAQRAKQSAQGGV
- a CDS encoding ABC transporter ATP-binding protein produces the protein MIKVNNLKKTFGTKVAVDGVTFSVEKGEVLGFLGPNGAGKSTTMRMVTGYFPPTEGEISVGGVDMLTNPERARRSLGYLPENAPLYPDMSVLGFLGFCAELRGLYGDARKKAIDRVLETCFLEPVRHQSVDTLSKGYRHRTCFAQSIIHDPEILILDEPTDGLDPNQKHEIRNLIKRMGQNKAIVFSTHILEEVEAACTRAIIIDRGKVVADGTPDELKERAPGANAVRLALRGVATSVVVAELEKLVSVDKVEVTERGENSFAGRVVPNRKVKVADLAREIGDLVASKAWKVEELHREEGRLDEVFRGITRSDVAA
- a CDS encoding ABC transporter permease subunit, encoding MNPSKNTLAIFKREFFSYFNSPVAYVILVIFLLAAQGFTFFLGNRLLESNDASLTHPFFMWHPWIYMVLAPAVGMKLWSEEHRLGTMELLMTMPLSPWQAILGKFLAAAAVWAIALALTFPVVWTVSYLGDPDPGPIISAYLGSYLYALSCLAVTSAVSAFTRSQVICFVVSVAICLLLTVFGWPQITDAILKIVPSWLEWLLHLVSYLCLLTHFYEMSKGLVVLSDVLYFLSVIAIGLMVTHFAIESRRS
- a CDS encoding Gldg family protein, giving the protein MKKSTSLLTLLLVTAIVVVLNYIVGGLRFGNARVDLTEKSIYTLSEGTKKIINGLNPDKPVAIRLYVTRDARLMPQGAQNYANTVEDLLLEFEEASNGKIKLEKIDPRPNTEDEDRAVADDVRGHVVNPEGDKAYFGLVVQCLQQKEVLDPGDETKLEYEVARALSKVSKTTRQVIGVMSPMPIAGPEFNFPAMMQQQNQPQPWLAIKQLRLDYDVREVPSSGEPVDADVNVLLVLHPADISPKAEFAIDQFLLRGGKVIAAVDPQSLVSERYNNPGQLGRAPSTSVGPNSDLPTLFKAWGIGYSKNLVVADMTLRMAAGQGRAQPTFLNIGGEFLNRDELVTTSLDRVDMYSAGAFNIEKKEGLTAATLVQSSENSELIDSAIAEKARNEGLTNFQASGKQRNLVVRLTGKFRTAFPDGPPPDKTPSDNMPKLPGETGGAEQDAGAPATATATEAKPAAEAASAPVAAPAPDPTPAPTPAPVVSEPATPAPAPASPPAPAPAPEVAAEPPAAAPETKPAAATADAKPAYLKESQGGEGVVFLLSDVDMLYEGTYLAQDRSGRMLNGNLPLLLNMVEMLAGGVDLIAVRSRASTGRPFTRIEKLNSQVEAEYRPLIEQRNQKLNEIVQKIADMGGVKEEQGMVVLNMNQAQRKQLIDEQVNIQKEVRELQKAQNRRKERLEMTITLLNLLAVPALVIAFGVVIAVRRRAMQAAR
- a CDS encoding DUF4340 domain-containing protein, translating into MKKSVVLFVLLAGLVAFAVFYQNNRDQRMNSARLVGVPMREYLFPELPVAEIRKIRIRGGDEQVNLEVDGERWVVKERNGYAAAFEKISKEVEAISQVKINGKNEVGPSALAELMLLPPAENVDPNTTGLQVELMNASGDTLASFVAGDSTRTTGGANSGNWMGGVEQRYVSTTKDANTVWMINDIVQSLTPDPKQWLSKAFIDVAGVQGIGVKSADPAKTWTVGRVDENGAFSLEGAAAGQALDETVTAGFGSVLTNPVFSDVHPAEKAAELLKDAMGATLITFDGFVYDVRIAPKKAEEGAEGADTVYFSFVVKNDIPDARPTVEGEKEEDKKMKDEAFAAAVKATREKLAKEKAFEGWVFELPKASVEVLLKSRAELIASKPAGEGQGQGPMGQPGLPSSGPLAFPPPQR